The sequence CCCTGTGAACTGGGGTTGAAACCATGGAAAATCCGACAAATAATTCTTATTACCGAAGGTGTATCTGCATCCACAAAAATGGCACTCAAAAGGTACTCAAAGGCAGGAGGATAAATGTGAGGTAGCtcctcttcatcatcatccttAGTAGTGTCGGTCATTAGTTTTTCAGTTATCTCTTCCATTGACATTTCAGCATCACAACATTTTTGCACTACATCCTCAAAACTGTGTCGCAACCTTTGAGCCTGCAGTCCAATATTGAGAAGAAAAGTAGACATGTAACTGCtgtttatattacataaactataaaaaaaaatcacaaaaataaaagcaaacaaGGGAGcacttatataaattttatggcTTACTGATATGAAccaaaaactacaaaaatggTTATCCCAATTCGAACAGGATACAGTTCCTGAAATTGAGGAAGATGGaagatttttttgaatttgttctcTGCCATTTCATTTAATCACCTATATATCAATAGCATaacgtatatataataatactagTGGGCTAGTGAATCTCCTACTTCGACATACCAATATCTCATTCTTTGGTCTAACACGATGGTTCATTCCTATCATTGCCGTCCCCTTCAAGTGGGCCTTGTCCTCAAGGTCCAAAGGTAGGAAAGCCTTGAAGCCATGTCTGTGGCCCAAAGAAGTTGCAGCAATCATGAAGGAAATCCCTTGCTCCAAGATTTCACCAAGCCTAAAATAGTGCTGGAAATTAAATAGAGGCTTCCAAGTAGCAAATTCCACCGAGGAGTCTCCACGCATTTTGAAGTTGAGGACCCGTTTATCAAGAATAGTTTTGCAACGGTAGTAGTAGAGATTGTGTGAAGACTGTCACCAACCTAAATTGAACCAGCAAGGAAGTGGGTCGGCCAAATGAACACACTCACTGATAGGGCCCAGAGGAATTAGTAGAGGGCACAATCTGATTGTAGGCCTTTTCACACTACTCACCCCCATTAACTAAACAAGTATCCGTAGGGCCCAAGAGAGGAAATTGAGCAGCAAGGGAAAATAGCATTCTCCAACAGGAGCGATGCAGGGCAAGCCATCTAAAGGCCCGGCTAGAGAATCCTAAGTTGTTTGACATGAAAGCATGGTGTGGGTATAGATAGTTAAATCTtaacacaatacaaataaCATGTTGACTAAGTTGCTCCTCAAACCTAAACGCGTCGACCtcatcaataaatactctttgaTCAATCCAACAACTGCACAATATCTCAGTCATTCAGTGAAAAAGTGTTATTTCACATGCTAGTCTTTTCCGTAAAAATCGACCTTGCTCAAGACGTTGCTAGCGTCCATTAACTCCTATTGCAGCATGTACGCAAACCCCCTGATCCAACAATATTACAAGCAAAGTCATATAGATCAAAAGTATTAGGATACAAAGCATGGGCAAGGTGTCAGCAAATGATATACATCAGAACTATTGGTGGCAAATTAGATACAAAAAAGCATCATATTACCTTGGGCCATGGAGTGTCCAATTTTGCATTTGACAAAACATGAATGCCAGGAGAAACTTCTATTATAGATGGACCATCATCTTTTGGCCTGTTAGTAATGTAAAGCATGGTCATCGAGCAAAGATCAGCAACTATTAGATTGAACCCATTATACTGGTTTGCTTCTCCAACGAGTTCCtcagcaaattcttggggGCTTTTTTGAGTCTGCAAGATGGCAAAGGATAAGCATAGTATGCAGCGCTAGCGCctcaaaatattcatcaacAAGAACAACCACAGTAAACCTCAAACAAAAAACTAATACATATGAGCTAAAAACAAAGCATTGGCACCGAAAGATAATAGTCAACGAAAAAGTGGTGGTGCCAATGTGGAAAGTAAGGCAGTGGCTTATCTACTAGTCCTCCTCTGCAGGACTGCACCAGAGGAGAACCCTGGTGGGTGATGGCACTTTAACCCTATATCACTAAACACAGATTACCatagttttgaaattaattcagaAGATGGTTAACTTAATGGACTTCACCCAAATTTTTTTGCTTCttacaagaaaagaataagGAAAAGGTTACAAGTGAACTGTTACCTTCAAAAAGCGAATAGGGAGATCTCCTCTGCTTTTGACTTGCGAATGGGATGGGATTTCTCTCACATTCGTAACAAAAGCAACCTTTCCATCCTTGGTGCAAGCCAACCAGGTTCCACCCGCCCGCCCATCTCTTCCACCGACTATTTCACCGTCCTCCCACCACCTCAACGGCGTCGTTGGCCTTTAATGACAGAGTATACCAAAATTTCAGTTGAAATCACATCCAGCAGGAAAAATAGCATGTTAGGAACATACCGATTGTGATATTCGTCTCTGTTGAGCAATAGGAGGAAAGGGTAAAATGGATGAGATTTCCATATGAACACCGCTATACACATTATTTGGTTTCCAGACAACAAAGattcaattttgataaaaggGTTTATGCCTATTTGTTTATCTTCAACTTCATCTGAATCGTCGTCGTATaagcattaataaaacatatgCTGGTGGTGGCGGAATACAAGAATATCGAATTGcttctatctatatatgctcAGTCACGTGTCACATAGGTCGAAGTCAGTGGAGGACAATCTTTCCCACTTTGCCTTGCTTcccaatattttatcaaactttctttaacggttataaattatatacaatcatgttttttatttaaaaaggaaataaaaaaggaaaaaggaaaaattgatCTGGAGATATTTTATCAAAGTCGTCTTATGACCTTCCTGTTAAATACCTTTGATTTTTGGACAAGCTTTTAAAACCTTATTTTTGATTAAACGAATGTCTTCATGACAAAATCTATAAGCTCTATGGACCTTAAGATTGGGTAACCACCAAATGTAaccattatataattttaatatctatggctcatataaaattgtacaattaagtgttctccaTAAATATCGACCCTCTATggatcaaa comes from Sesamum indicum cultivar Zhongzhi No. 13 linkage group LG10, S_indicum_v1.0, whole genome shotgun sequence and encodes:
- the LOC105172996 gene encoding transport and Golgi organization 2 homolog, yielding MCIAVFIWKSHPFYPFLLLLNRDEYHNRPTTPLRWWEDGEIVGGRDGRAGGTWLACTKDGKVAFVTNVREIPSHSQVKSRGDLPIRFLKTQKSPQEFAEELVGEANQYNGFNLIVADLCSMTMLYITNRPKDDGPSIIEVSPGIHVLSNAKLDTPWPKAQRLRHSFEDVVQKCCDAEMSMEEITEKLMTDTTKDDDEEELPHIYPPAFEYLLSAIFVDADTPSGRYGTRSVSAVALKTSGAVSFYERSLEDGVWKEETISYHIERERR